CCAATGACTACCGTGATCTTCGGCACCGTAGCTGTCGCGACCGCGGTCACAAGCTTCGCACCATCTTTGGCGATACCCCCGGCTTCATATTCCCGGCCCACCATGAAACCCGCAATGTTCTGCAGGAAGAGAAGCGGCACTTTCCGCTGACAACAGAGCTCAATGAAGTGAGCGCCCTTGAGGGCGGATTCTGAGAAGAGGATGCCGTTATTGGCCACAATGCCAACAGGCATTCCATGAATGTGGGCAAAACCGGTGACAAGTGTCTCGCCATAGAGTGGCTTAAACTCATCGAAGTCCGAGCCATCCACCAGACGCGCGATCACCTCTCGCACATCATATTGCACCGCGAGCGATGACGGCACGATCCCATCAAGCTCCGCCGGATCATAGAGCGGCTCTTGCGTATCCTGCAGTTTGACTTGCGGCTCCTTACGGCGATTGAGTGTGCCCGCAATCTGGCGCATCAGTGCCAGCGCATGATCATCGTCGAGCGCATAGTGATCCGTGACGCCGCTGGTACGGGAGTGGACATCCGCCCCGCCCAGGTCTTCAGCGCTCACCACCTCGCCCGTCGCCGCCTTCACCAGCGGCGGCCCGCCGAGAAAGATGGTCCCCTGCTCCTTCACAATGATGTTTTCATCCGACATGGCCGGCACATAAGCCCCGCCCGCCGTACACGACCCCATCACGATGGAAAGCTGCGGAATGCCCTTCGCGGACATATTCGCCTGATTGTAGAAAATCCGCCCGAAATGGGTTTTGTCGGGAAAAATATCCGCCTGGTTTGGCAGGTTGGCGCCGCCAGAATCCACCATATAGATACAGGGCAGATTGTTCTCCAAGGCGACTTCCTGAGCCCGAAGATGCTTCTTCACCGTCTCGGGGTAATAGGTCCCACCCTTGATCGTCGCATCATTGCAGACAATCACACACTCCTGATCAGCAACCCGACCAATCCCGGTAATGATGCCGGATCCATGGATCTCGCCGCCATGCATCCCGTGGGCCGCCATGGGCGAAAGCTCGAGAAAAGGACTCCCTGCATCCAGCACCCCATACACGCGATCCCGTGGCAGTTTCTTGCCTCGTGAGACATGCCGCGCCCGCGACCGCTCATCGCCACCAACAGCGTGCTTCGCCCGCTGTGCCTCAAGGTCCGCAACCAGCTCAGCCATTGCTGCCTGGTTTTCCTTGAAGCGGTCATCACGTGAGGAAACTTTGGTCTTCAGAACGGCCATGCGCCGCGCACTCCCTACATTCTTCTTGTTGTGTAAGCATTTCCAGGGGAAGCGGCCCCGGTTCACCGTCCGGAAATGCGACTACATTTTTATGTGCTCTGGAGAATAAGCCGCCTGCCTGCAATGCCAAGTGCTTTTTGCCTCCTCAGACCGCGACAAATAGACAAGCAAATTCATTAGCTTAACGGGTTATTCTTAGAGACTGATTCAAGCCGCGGGTCGCTCCAGAGCCACGGCGGTCGCCTCACCACCACCGATGCAGAGCGACGCCACGCCCTTCGTGGCCCCCTTTTGCGCCATCGCATTGAGCAAGGTCACAATGATCCGGGCGCCCGACGCCCCAATCGGGTGGCCCAGCGCACACGCACCGCCATAGATATTCACCCGCTCATGATCAAGATCGAGCTCCTGCATTGCGGCCATGGCAACCACGGCAAAAGCTTCATTGATCTCAAAAAGATCAACATCACCAGCTGCCCAGCCAACTTGTTCCAACAGCTTGCCCATGGCGCCGACAGGCGCAGTTGTGAACCAGGCTGGCGCCTGAGCGTGCATGGCCTGTCCCTTGATGGTCGCCAGCGGCGCAAGACCCCGCCGGTCTGCTTCTGAGCGACGCATCATCACCAAAGCCGCCGCACCATCGGAGATAGAAGATGAGTTTGCCGCTGTCACTGTTCCGTCAGGCGCAAAGGCAGGCTTCAGTGTCGGGATCTTGTCCGGCTGCGCAGACAAGGGCTGTTCGTCCTGTTCAACCACAACCTCGCCCTTTCGTCCTTTGATCGTCACGGGAACGATCTCAGGTTTAAATGTGCCATCCTCTGTCGCAGCTTTCGAGCGCGCCAGAGAGGTCAACGCATATTCGTCCTGGGCTTCGCGGGAGAATTGATAGCGCTGGGCTGTGTCCTCAGCATAAGTGCCCATCAACCGCCCCTCATAAGCATCCTCCAGACCGTCAAGAAACATATGGTCTTTCGCGGCACCATGACCGAGCCGCATGCCCCCACGGGCATTGGGAAGTAGGTATGGCGCATTGCTCATGCTTTCCATACCACCTGCAACGGCAACGCACGCCCGGCCCATCGCGAGGGCATCCGCCGCCAGCATCACCGTCTTCATGCCCGAGCCGCAAACCTTATTGATGGTGGTCGCGGGCACGCTCTGTTCAAGGCCGCCACGAAGCGCAGCCTGCCGTGCAGGCGCCTGACCGACGCCGGCTGGCAGCACACAGCCCATAAAGACTTCATCGACCTCATCGGACCCGAGTGAGGCCCGCTCAACCGCACCGGAAAGCGCGCGAGCCCCAAGCTCAGGTCCAGACACCGCCGCAAGCGCTCCCTGAAAGCCACCAAGTGGTGTTCGAGCTGCGCTCACAATCACAATCGGATCTTTGTCCAAATCACTCATCACACTCTCCCCATAGCTGCAATATGTCTTTGCTATCTCTCATTTGCACTAACTAAGTCAATTTATGCAAAAGCACCAATTCAGAAAAATTCAGGTATGTCATCGCAAAGATCGAGACCGTTCTCTGCACAGCGTTCAACCACCTGTTGGATGAACTTTTCATAGCTTCTAATCAATTCAAGAAGCCCGAATACAAAAGCTTTTTGTCTGTCCGACTGCACCAAAACAAATGTCGGTATTTCCCCGCTATTTTTCGTTCTGATACTCTCAAAAGCGGCTTCCCAATCAAAATCTTCTCCAAGATATGTAACTCTAAATTCTGCTTCATGAGTCATGATATCCATATGCCGCGAATGCAAGATTGCGTTCAGTAGGTCCCATAGTGGGATGGATTCAGTTTGTTGGGCATCTGTAGATGGCGGCAGCCAAAAAGGAACCGTTACGGCTTTCGCTGAGTTCCATACCTCTGTGAGCTCAATCAATCTTCGCAAATGAACGGAAAACGAAATTAGGTCTGTCGCCGCCATAGTCAGAGCGCGTGTCTGCGACGCGTGTACCCCACGTGAGTTAGAACAATCTGCAACAGATGATAAACGCGCTGAGTGATCTAACGATTGGTTTGCTGCTTGTCGGATCAGCGATGCTCTTAGTTTTGGCCAAGCCTTAGACATACCTGCCCGCTAGGCTGTCTCATTAAACAGTTCGCGGCCAATCAGCATGCGTCTGATTTCGCTTGTGCCTGCGCCAATCTCATAGAGCTTCGCATCCCGCAACAGCCGTCCGGTTTCATATTCATTGATATACCCATTGCCACCCAGCGCCTGGATCGCTTCCAGCGCCATCCAAGTTGCCTTCTCAGCGGAATAAAGAATAGCGCCAGCAGCGTCTTTCCGGGCGGTCTCATCCCGATCACAGGCTTTCGCCACCGCATACACATAGGCCTTGCAGGCATTCATAGTCGTGTACATATCGGCAATTTTGCCCTGCATCAGCTGGAACATACCGATGGGCGTATCGAACTGTTTGCGCTCATGCACATAAGGCAGCACAACATCCATAGCCGCCTGCATAATCCCGAGCGGTCCGCCTGAGAGCACCGTGCGCTCATAATCAAGACCACTCATCAACACGCGCACGCCGTTATTCACGCCGCCCATCACGTTCTCTTCCGGGACTTCACAATCCTCAAACACCAGCTCACAGGTACTTGAGCCTCGCATACCCAGCTTGTCGAGCTTCTGCGCTGTCGAGAACCCTTTGAACCCACGTTCAATCAAAAAGGCAGTGATGCCTTTTGGTCCGGCATCCGCATCAGTCTTTGCATAAACCACAAGCGTATCCGCATCAGGCCCATTGGTGATCCACATCTTGTTCCCATTGAGAACATAGTGATCCCCATTTTTCTCCGCGCGGAGCTTCATGGACACAACATCGGACCCAGCACCTGGTTCGCTCATGGCTAGCGAGCCCACATGCTCCCCACTCATCAGCTTGGGCAGGTACATTGCCTTCTGTTCTGGTGTTGCCCAACGACGGATCTGGTTCACGCACAAATTGGAATGAGCGCCGTAAGAAAGGCCGACGGAGGCAGACCCACGTGAGATTTCTTCCATCGCAACCGTGTGGGCGAGATAGCCAAGGCCTGAGCCGCCCTCTTCCTCCTCCACCGTAAGACCCAGCAACCCGAGCTCCCCTAATTGAGGCCAGAGGTCACGGGGAAACTCATTGGTCGCGTCGATCTCCGCCGCCCGCGGCGCGATTTTGTCAGCCGTAAAGGAGCGGACCGTGTCGCGGATCATGTCGACGGTTTCACCGAGATCGAAATTGAGAGTGGGATAGTCGTTAGGGATCATAAAACTTCCTTAGGGTCTATAGATGCTGACCAGATCAGAGACTGTGAAGACAGTGAAGACGCCAGGGCCTGTTGCACCACCAATGGCAAAGAGACGGTTGCCCGCAACAGCAACAGCAGCACCATGGCGAGGTGTCGCGAGCGGCTCCGCACTCTCCCAGCCAGTGCCTGCACTATTCAGGATATTGTGCTCGCTGAAGGTACGCGGTGGCGAGACCTGTTCGCCACCAACAACATGGATGCGTCCCTCCAGCACCGCAGCACCGATGCCAGCGCGGGCCTCAGGCAAAGCCGGTCCCCGGCGCCACTTGCCTGTTGATGTATCCAGAATGTCGACGCGGGCTGAGGGAGACCCATTGGGATTTCGTCCACCAATTGCGTAGATTTCACCTGCAAGCACCGTGAGTGCCAAGGCTGAACGTTCTGCGGGGAGAGCCAGAGACTGAACACTCCATTCATCAGCCATCGGGTCAAACACGAAGACACGGTTTGCTCGAGGACCAACGCCTCCAACGACATATAGCTTTCCGTTGACCCCCACCATCCCATGCCAAGCGCGAGCGCCCGGCATATCTGGCCCTCGGACCCAAACGCCGACAGCAGGATCAAATTGGTAGAAAGCCGCATTGTCTGGCCCAGGGCTCTCCGCTGTGTAGCCGCCGCTCGCATAGAGACTCCCATTGATCGACGCCATCGCCGCCTGTTGAAGCCCGAGCGGCAGTGCAGGAAGCGCCCGCCAGATATCGCCGATCGTGTCATAAGCATCGACAGAAGAGACCGGTTTACTGATACCCGCCCCACCAGCAATATAAATTTCTTCTCCCAATAGAGCCGACGCTGCAAACGCACGCCCAGAGGAGCTTGGTGCCCCTTCAATCCACTCTCCGGCCAATACGGGCACGGCAACGAGAGACATCACACCTGCAAAAATCCAACTACGAAACACTCTGCGCATGAGTTACCTTTCTGAGAAAACTCACCCCTACAACAACACAATCGCGGCTAGCCCCAAGAACGCGAAAAACCCAACTACGTCTGTAACAGTCGTCACGAAAACGCTGGAGGCAACCGCAGGGTCAATCCCAAATCGATCAAGGCCCAGTGGCACAAGAATACCCGCGAGGCCCGCCATGATCATATTAATCACCATGGCTGCAGCAAGCACGCCTCCGAGAAGCAGGTCCTGAAACCAGAACGCCCCCACGACACCCATCAAGATCGCAAACAAGACCCCATTCAAAAATCCGACAAGAACTTCACGGGTGACGATGCGGCTTGTGTTGATCGGCACCAGATCCCGTGTTGCCAGCGCCCGGACCGCCACCGTCATGGTCTGCGTCCCTGCATTCCCGCCCATCGACGCCACAATCGGCATCAGGACCGCAAGCGCCACCATTGACTGAATGGTGCCTTCAAACAGTGCGATGACAACCGACGCCAAAATTGCCGTGAGCAGATTGACAAACAACCAAGAGAAGCGATTGCGGGTAGTCTCTACAACGGTATCGGAAACACTTTCCTCTGACACAATACCACCCAGGCGGCGGATGTCTTCGCTCGCTTCGTCAGCAATAACTGCGACAACATCATCCACCGTGACCACACCGACGAGACGTTCGTTCTCGTCAACGACAGCTGCGGAAATCAGGTCATACTTCTCAAACTGTAACGCCACATCTTCCTGGTCGGTCTCAGCAGGAATAAGCGTTTGCTCCACATCCATCATATCTTCTATCGGGACCGGTCTCTTAGTCCGCATAATTCTCGACAGAGGGACAGTCCCGATGGGCCGGTAGGAAGGATCAACAACAAAAATTTCGTAGAATTCGTCCGGCAAATCCTGGGCTTCCCGGAGATAGTCGATGGTCTGCCCCACATCCCAGAACGGCGGCACAGCAACAAGGTCACGCTGCATAATCCGACCAGCGCTATCCTCGGGATATTCGAGCGAGCGCTCAATCGCGGCACGCTCCTGCGCAGGCACCTGTTCGAGCACTTCGCGTTGCTCTTCCGCCGGCATATCTTCGAGAATGTAGACCGCGTCATCAGAGTCCATTTCCTGGACCGCAGCAGCAATGTCTTCTGGCGCCATGAGCTCAATGACGTCATCGCGCACAGCTTCTTCAAGCTCACTGAGAACGTCCGGCTCAAGATCAGAGCCAAGCGCCTGAACCAGCGCCCGGAGTTCGTCCGACCGGACCAACTCCAACAGCTCCGCCTGATCAGCAGGACGGAGCGGCATCACCAAAGACCGAACAGCCTCTTCATCTCCCCGATCCAGTGCACGAACGATCTCGCCCACAAAGGCTGGGGTCAGCGGCGCATCCCACTCCTCTGTCTGGCTGGAAAGCTGTGTTGTATCTGTCACGTGAGCAATGTCCCTGAAAGAGCGCTGATCAGATGCCGTACAGGGGTAAAACCGAGGATTGGCGCCCGATTCACCCGCTGGCGGAGTGTGCGCGAAACAAGCCCCATTTGCTACCGCAGGCCTGGCACAAGAGACGAATTTCCACAAAAAAAGCCGAGGCGAACCCCGGCTTTTTGTCAGTCATGGTGCGGACGAGAAGACTCGAACTTCCACGGGTTTTACCCCACAGCGACCTCAACGCTGCGCGTCTACCAATTCCGCCACGTCCGCAAAACACATGACTGGTAGGAAGGCGCTCATGTAACAAATCAACGGCCTGTCGGCAAGCCTTCTCTTCGACACAAACACGCTTTTAATTGCCTGAATTTGCTTGGTTTTTCAGAAATTAAATGCCGTCACCATCCATATTGATCGGCAAGTGGATGCCACACTCGTCCTTATCACTGCCCTTCCAGCGGCCATCGCGGTAATCACCACCTTCAGGCACACGGTCCGTGCAGGGCATGCAGCCGATTGACCGGTAGCCATCCTTCACCAATGGGTGCTTGGGGAGCTTGTTGTCGACCAGGTACTTGTTGAGCTCATCTTCACCCCAGAACGACAGTGGATTGATTTTAAACCGCGTCGCCCCTTGATGCCTGATACCTTCAACCTCACGGACCGCTTCTTCTTCAATCGGATCCATGGTTGTACGTGTCGACGTCTGAAAGCGCTTGCGTCCAGTGATTGACGCCTTAAACGGCGCTAAAGCCCGCTCAAGCGGCAGGACTTTCCGCACGAAACAACAGGCATCCTGGTCCTGGTTCCACAAGCCACCATGCGGGTCTTGCGCCTCCAAATCAGATGGAAGAGGACCGATTGCCCGCAGGTCGGTCAGTCCAAGTTTTTCCTGGAGCCGATCGCGGTACCGCAAGGTCTCCCCGAAGAGCTTACCTGTGTTCAAAAAGACAACAGGAACCGTCGGGTCAATCTCTGCCACCATATGAAGCAGAACAGCAGACTCAGCACCAAACGATGACACAACGGCTATCTCGCCGGGAAACTCGTGCTTGATCAGCGCTTCCAGCAAGGGCCCACCAACCAGTCCCGCATATTTCTCGCGCAGATCGGTCAGCTGGTCCGACGACACAGTTTCTGTGTCCATCATTGCCGGCCGTTCCTGTGCTTCCTTCAATTCAGCAACACTCATGACAGCCATCCTTGTTGATCGATGAATGAATCGGTTCTTCGGGAAACGTCGTCGAGTGGCAGGCCTTCCGCCCGCCACGCCTGACGCATCTCACCAATCTGGTCCAACCGTCCTGACCATTCCGGCCCGAACAGCACCTCAAGATGTCGCCGCAAACGCCGCGCCAGTCCCGGCGATTTACCACCAGTAGAGATTGTCATCGTGAGGTCACCGCGCCGCACCATTGAGGGCACATGAAAATCACAGAGCGGCTTCACATCTTCGATATTGACCAGCACGCCCATGGAGCGAGCACGACTGGCCAAGTCCTCGCCCTCGGCATCTGGCAGGCCAGCACCAAATACAAGTCCCGCAGCCTTCAGGTCAGCATCGTCTGGTTGGGCGCCAACCAAACGCTGTCCGGCGAGCGCTGTTAGTTCCTTGCTGGGCGCTGAGCAATACACACGAACGACAGCACCGGCTGCGTCCAGTAGCTGCAGGCGACGCAGCACCAGCTCCCCCTCTCCAACGAGGACGGTCGTACCAGCGCTAACATCAAATACGATGGGCAGCATTGAGCCTACCTCCGAACTGCCACCCTGGAATTTGGGCAGCCTTTATTGTCCACAGAGATAGGCCGGAAATTAACAAATTTCAACTAGAGAACGTGAAATAGATTATATTACACAAAAATACTGAGAAATATGGCAACCAAGTGCTTTCAGCGTTTTTTTGGGCTTCAAGACGCGAAAAACCGCCCTTTAGCGGATGGAACTAGCCTGACTGATCTTTTCTGTAATGGAGACCGCAATCCGGTCTTCTTGGACGACAATTTCGCCCCGTGCGATCGGAATATTATTGGCCATAATCCAGACCTCATCATCCTGATGCGCATCCAACTCAATAACCGCGCCACGCCCCATCTTCAGAAGCTGATTGATGGGCATTTTCGAGCGTCCTATGACGACCGAAAGCTCAACATAAACTTTGTCTACAGCGTTCACAGATAGAGTTCCTACGACGGAAAGAACCGGCGGGACACATCCCGCTCTTGGAATAAAAGGCAGTTTTTCATGCTAGAGTTAGCGCATGGTTAATCCCTTAAATACAGCCAAAAAAACTCCTGTTCAATCGCTTGACTGGATAGTCTCTGACACACTGGTTCCCTATGCCGATGCGCTCAGCTTCATGGAAAACCGGGCTGCGGAGATTGCAGCAGGCACAGCAAATGAGTGCGTCTGGTTGCTAGAGCATCCGCCGACCTACACCGCCGGAACGAGCGCAAAGTCCGAAGATCTGCTCACACCAGAGCGGTTCCCGGTCTTTGAAACCGGGCGTGGAGGCCAATACACCTATCATGGCCCCGGACAGCGCGTCGGCTATGTAATGCTGAACCTGAAAGAGCGTGGACCAGACGTAAGAGGATTTGTCCGCAATCTGGAAGAATGGCTAATTCAAACCCTTGCCACCTTCAACGTGAAGGGTGAGCGCCGCGATGACCGCGTCGGCGTTTGGGTCCAACGTCCAGAACTTGGCCCCTCAAAAGAAGATAAAATCGCAGCCATCGGTGTCCGTGTCCGTAAATGGGTGACGTTCCACGGCGTCAGTCTCAACATCAACCCTGATCTGGAGCACTTCTCCGGCATTATCCCGTGCGGTGTTTCCGAGCACGGTGTAACAAGCTTGGAAAACCTCGGACAGATCGTCTCAAACGCCGAAGTCGACATCGTAATGAAGCGGAAATTCGAAGAGATATTTCAGAGCGCTTCATAACGGACCCGGCCCGCAATCAATATGCCGCCAATGCCGAGCGCAATTGAGACAAACCAGAAAAATCCACCGAGCACCGGTACGCCCGCTCCTGCCCAGAGCACAAGGGACCCAATAACGACCAACGCGAGACGCCGGCCTGAACCATCGCCGAACTCAAGGCCCGCGAGGTCCACAAGAAAGCCCCCAATAATTATGGCTGCAGTGACCATGCCCGCGCAGAAAACCACGCCGTAGAGGACGATCAGAAGAAAAGCGAACGGAATCCCGATTATCGTGAACGCAGCAAACACGGCAACGACGGGAAGCCCGAGCATCCAGACAAGCCCATAAAAGATGGCAAGCGCAGGGCTGCCGGACGCAGCCACTTGAAGCTTGTCAGACCAACGTGGAGCGACGAATACCAGGATGCCTGCAAAGATGGCGAGCACAAGGGCGCCTGGAAGCGTAAGCTCCAGAGAGACATTGTCTGCTCCCCGCTCTTCCCAACGGCCGCGCCAATCCTCCGGTATTTCTGACACCTGACCAGTGTCATCGGAAAAGAAGTGGCTCTCTGTC
The DNA window shown above is from Parvibaculaceae bacterium PLY_AMNH_Bact1 and carries:
- a CDS encoding methylcrotonoyl-CoA carboxylase (Derived by automated computational analysis using gene prediction method: Protein Homology.); translated protein: MAVLKTKVSSRDDRFKENQAAMAELVADLEAQRAKHAVGGDERSRARHVSRGKKLPRDRVYGVLDAGSPFLELSPMAAHGMHGGEIHGSGIITGIGRVADQECVIVCNDATIKGGTYYPETVKKHLRAQEVALENNLPCIYMVDSGGANLPNQADIFPDKTHFGRIFYNQANMSAKGIPQLSIVMGSCTAGGAYVPAMSDENIIVKEQGTIFLGGPPLVKAATGEVVSAEDLGGADVHSRTSGVTDHYALDDDHALALMRQIAGTLNRRKEPQVKLQDTQEPLYDPAELDGIVPSSLAVQYDVREVIARLVDGSDFDEFKPLYGETLVTGFAHIHGMPVGIVANNGILFSESALKGAHFIELCCQRKVPLLFLQNIAGFMVGREYEAGGIAKDGAKLVTAVATATVPKITVVIGGSYGAGNYGMCGRAYSPRFLFMWPNSRISVMGGEQASSVLATVKRDGMEARGEDWSAEEEEAFKAPIRAQYDDEGHPYFATARVWDDGIITPQETRRVLALSLSATLNAPIPDMKFGVFRM
- a CDS encoding acetyl-CoA C-acyltransferase (Derived by automated computational analysis using gene prediction method: Protein Homology. GO_function: GO:0003985 - acetyl-CoA C-acetyltransferase activity [Evidence IEA]; GO_process: GO:0006631 - fatty acid metabolic process [Evidence IEA]) — translated: MSDLDKDPIVIVSAARTPLGGFQGALAAVSGPELGARALSGAVERASLGSDEVDEVFMGCVLPAGVGQAPARQAALRGGLEQSVPATTINKVCGSGMKTVMLAADALAMGRACVAVAGGMESMSNAPYLLPNARGGMRLGHGAAKDHMFLDGLEDAYEGRLMGTYAEDTAQRYQFSREAQDEYALTSLARSKAATEDGTFKPEIVPVTIKGRKGEVVVEQDEQPLSAQPDKIPTLKPAFAPDGTVTAANSSSISDGAAALVMMRRSEADRRGLAPLATIKGQAMHAQAPAWFTTAPVGAMGKLLEQVGWAAGDVDLFEINEAFAVVAMAAMQELDLDHERVNIYGGACALGHPIGASGARIIVTLLNAMAQKGATKGVASLCIGGGEATAVALERPAA
- a CDS encoding hypothetical protein (Derived by automated computational analysis using gene prediction method: GeneMarkS-2+.), whose product is MSKAWPKLRASLIRQAANQSLDHSARLSSVADCSNSRGVHASQTRALTMAATDLISFSVHLRRLIELTEVWNSAKAVTVPFWLPPSTDAQQTESIPLWDLLNAILHSRHMDIMTHEAEFRVTYLGEDFDWEAAFESIRTKNSGEIPTFVLVQSDRQKAFVFGLLELIRSYEKFIQQVVERCAENGLDLCDDIPEFF
- a CDS encoding isovaleryl-CoA dehydrogenase (Derived by automated computational analysis using gene prediction method: Protein Homology.); translation: MIPNDYPTLNFDLGETVDMIRDTVRSFTADKIAPRAAEIDATNEFPRDLWPQLGELGLLGLTVEEEEGGSGLGYLAHTVAMEEISRGSASVGLSYGAHSNLCVNQIRRWATPEQKAMYLPKLMSGEHVGSLAMSEPGAGSDVVSMKLRAEKNGDHYVLNGNKMWITNGPDADTLVVYAKTDADAGPKGITAFLIERGFKGFSTAQKLDKLGMRGSSTCELVFEDCEVPEENVMGGVNNGVRVLMSGLDYERTVLSGGPLGIMQAAMDVVLPYVHERKQFDTPIGMFQLMQGKIADMYTTMNACKAYVYAVAKACDRDETARKDAAGAILYSAEKATWMALEAIQALGGNGYINEYETGRLLRDAKLYEIGAGTSEIRRMLIGRELFNETA
- a CDS encoding hypothetical protein (Derived by automated computational analysis using gene prediction method: Protein Homology.), yielding MRRVFRSWIFAGVMSLVAVPVLAGEWIEGAPSSSGRAFAASALLGEEIYIAGGAGISKPVSSVDAYDTIGDIWRALPALPLGLQQAAMASINGSLYASGGYTAESPGPDNAAFYQFDPAVGVWVRGPDMPGARAWHGMVGVNGKLYVVGGVGPRANRVFVFDPMADEWSVQSLALPAERSALALTVLAGEIYAIGGRNPNGSPSARVDILDTSTGKWRRGPALPEARAGIGAAVLEGRIHVVGGEQVSPPRTFSEHNILNSAGTGWESAEPLATPRHGAAVAVAGNRLFAIGGATGPGVFTVFTVSDLVSIYRP
- the mgtE gene encoding magnesium transporter (Derived by automated computational analysis using gene prediction method: Protein Homology. GO_function: GO:0015095 - magnesium ion transmembrane transporter activity [Evidence IEA]; GO_process: GO:0015693 - magnesium ion transport [Evidence IEA]) → MTDTTQLSSQTEEWDAPLTPAFVGEIVRALDRGDEEAVRSLVMPLRPADQAELLELVRSDELRALVQALGSDLEPDVLSELEEAVRDDVIELMAPEDIAAAVQEMDSDDAVYILEDMPAEEQREVLEQVPAQERAAIERSLEYPEDSAGRIMQRDLVAVPPFWDVGQTIDYLREAQDLPDEFYEIFVVDPSYRPIGTVPLSRIMRTKRPVPIEDMMDVEQTLIPAETDQEDVALQFEKYDLISAAVVDENERLVGVVTVDDVVAVIADEASEDIRRLGGIVSEESVSDTVVETTRNRFSWLFVNLLTAILASVVIALFEGTIQSMVALAVLMPIVASMGGNAGTQTMTVAVRALATRDLVPINTSRIVTREVLVGFLNGVLFAILMGVVGAFWFQDLLLGGVLAAAMVINMIMAGLAGILVPLGLDRFGIDPAVASSVFVTTVTDVVGFFAFLGLAAIVLL
- a CDS encoding phosphoadenylyl-sulfate reductase (Derived by automated computational analysis using gene prediction method: Protein Homology. GO_function: GO:0003824 - catalytic activity [Evidence IEA]; GO_function: GO:0004604 - phosphoadenylyl-sulfate reductase (thioredoxin) activity [Evidence IEA]; GO_process: GO:0019379 - sulfate assimilation, phosphoadenylyl sulfate reduction by phosphoadenylyl-sulfate reductase (thioredoxin) [Evidence IEA]), encoding MSVAELKEAQERPAMMDTETVSSDQLTDLREKYAGLVGGPLLEALIKHEFPGEIAVVSSFGAESAVLLHMVAEIDPTVPVVFLNTGKLFGETLRYRDRLQEKLGLTDLRAIGPLPSDLEAQDPHGGLWNQDQDACCFVRKVLPLERALAPFKASITGRKRFQTSTRTTMDPIEEEAVREVEGIRHQGATRFKINPLSFWGEDELNKYLVDNKLPKHPLVKDGYRSIGCMPCTDRVPEGGDYRDGRWKGSDKDECGIHLPINMDGDGI
- a CDS encoding hypothetical protein (Derived by automated computational analysis using gene prediction method: Protein Homology.), whose product is MLPIVFDVSAGTTVLVGEGELVLRRLQLLDAAGAVVRVYCSAPSKELTALAGQRLVGAQPDDADLKAAGLVFGAGLPDAEGEDLASRARSMGVLVNIEDVKPLCDFHVPSMVRRGDLTMTISTGGKSPGLARRLRRHLEVLFGPEWSGRLDQIGEMRQAWRAEGLPLDDVSRRTDSFIDQQGWLS
- a CDS encoding FliM/FliN family flagellar motor switch protein (Derived by automated computational analysis using gene prediction method: Protein Homology.) translates to MNAVDKVYVELSVVIGRSKMPINQLLKMGRGAVIELDAHQDDEVWIMANNIPIARGEIVVQEDRIAVSITEKISQASSIR
- the lipB gene encoding lipoyl(octanoyl) transferase LipB (Derived by automated computational analysis using gene prediction method: Protein Homology. GO_function: GO:0033819 - lipoyl(octanoyl) transferase activity [Evidence IEA]; GO_process: GO:0009249 - protein lipoylation [Evidence IEA]), with the translated sequence MVNPLNTAKKTPVQSLDWIVSDTLVPYADALSFMENRAAEIAAGTANECVWLLEHPPTYTAGTSAKSEDLLTPERFPVFETGRGGQYTYHGPGQRVGYVMLNLKERGPDVRGFVRNLEEWLIQTLATFNVKGERRDDRVGVWVQRPELGPSKEDKIAAIGVRVRKWVTFHGVSLNINPDLEHFSGIIPCGVSEHGVTSLENLGQIVSNAEVDIVMKRKFEEIFQSAS